The Tolypothrix sp. NIES-4075 genome segment TTGTAGTATTCATCGCGGTATAGCATTAACACTTTGTCAGAGTCTTGCTCAATTGATCCGCTGTCTCTCAAGTCACTAAGCACGGGGCGTTTGTTGGGGCGTGTCTCAACTGCTCTAGAAAGCTGGGATAAACAAATTACGGGTACAGAAAGCTTCATCGCCAGACGTTTCAACCCGCGTGTAATTGCGCCTATTTCGTTGTTGCGGTTGCCGCCATCACCGTCCATCAATTGCAAATAATCAATTACCACAAGCCCTAATTCGCAGCGCTCGGTTGCCATAACTTTGCGGCATTCAGCTTCAAAATAACTTAGGGATGGTGTAGCGCACTCGTTAAGATATATCGGTAGTGTTGATATATCTGATACTGCTTGCGCTAATGGCTGCCATTGACTATCGCTAATGCGCCCAGTTTTGAGAAAGCCGCTTTCAATACTTGCCTCTGCACAAAGCATCCGCATCGCAATTTGAGTCTTACTCATCTCCAAACTAAACAAAACTACTGGCAGATTTTGCAATTGGGCAACATTGAAGCCAATTTGAGCAGCGATCGCCGACTTTCCCATTGATGGGCGACCGGCAATAACAATCAACTCACCCCGATTTATACCACCGCTCATTAATGCGTCAAGGTCATAAAATCCGGTCGGAATACTTGGTAGAGTTAGTCCCTGATTGCACGACTCTATCTGTTGGTAGGTGTCAATCATCACAAGAGAGATGTGGCTTGTGCTATACGCGGGATTTTGCCCAAGTTGCAAATTGGTCAGGTGTGTTTGCAACTGTTCAAATGCCTGTTCTAGTGGTACTTCGTCATCTGATTTGTGTTGTAATTCCGCTGCAATAGTGCTTAATCGTCCTAATTCGCGGCGCTTCCATTTACTGATTACTAAATCAGCCAGTGCGTCAATGTTGACCGCACTAACACATCTGTCAACCAAATTAGCTAGCTTGTTGCGACCACCCACAATTTCCAGTAGCTTGTTATCCGATAAATAGGATGTGACCACAAGCAAATCTGTAGGCTTTTCCTGGGCGTTGAGTTTTAGTGCTGCGTCATAAATACGAGCATGGGCATTTAAGTAAAAATGTTTTGGCGCAAGGCTATCACGCACGCGCATTATTGCGTTGGGGTCGAGCATTATGCCCCCTAGTATCGCCTCTTCAGCCTCTAAGCACTGCGGTGGTAGCTTGCAAAGAGCTGAGGCAAACTGAAGCACGTTATCTTGATTTGCGTACATAAGTTTTTTTTGGTCTAAATTTTTGCTGCGATAACAGTAAGCTGAATCTCAATCAGGTACTTCGATAAACCTTTCAGGGTGTTTGGCTCTAGCCCACTCGTACCAACGCGACGAAACCGTATTTTCGCAAAACTTAGCCAAACCAAGATTCATCAGTGTGTGGTATTGCCCCTCATGGGTGCTTGCGTCCCAACTTTCAAAGTTATGTACATTTGTACTACTCCCTGCCCCGCAATGTGTTGGTGCATTTGTACTATTTTGTTGTTGCCACTGCGATCGCAACTCTTCAAAATGGGTTTCAATCCATTTGAGGGGTAATTGCACTGGGGGGTTTTTAAGCTCTGCTGCTTTCTTGTTACCAAACTCTAAAAAACTCTCTCTCTTGCCTTCTGAGAGAGTTTGAATAAAGTCTGAATAAGTATGAATAGTATGAGGAGTTTCAGAATCCTTATTTGGCAAGGGTTCTGACGCTTGATTTTCTGACAATTCAGAATCCATTCCAGAATCCTGGAATTTATTCTGATTTTCCAGAATCAATTCTGGATTGTCAGAATCCATTCTGGAATCCTGGAATTTATTCTGATTTTCCAGAATCAATTCTGGATTGTCAGAATCCATTCTGGAATCCTGGAATTTATTCTGATTTTCCAGAATCAATTCTGGATTGTCAGAATGATTGGCTTGTTGAGAATCAGACTGCCATCTAATGATGATTTCTGCTTGATCGATGTTGATAAGTTCTGAGCTTTTAAGTTTTGCGATCGCTTCATAAACGCTGCTTTCGGGAATATTCCACTCAACTGCAAACTCTGCTGGCTTAACGCGGATTGGGCGATCGCACCAGGGATTTTTTAGCTTGAGTGCGAAATAAACGAAAGTTGCATTGTTAACAATTCCTGCTTCTTTTAGTTGCTTGAGTTCCCGTGCCTTTAACGCGTAGTGTCGAGCAGGTGCTAGTTCTTCGTGGTGTTTGTAAACCTCCTGCCAGGGTTTTTCTGCACTTAATAATTTTTTTCTGAATATCCATTCCCCTTCATCTTCAGCACGCGAAATAACTTCTAAAATTTCATGCCTGATTGATTTGCCCTTGCTGCTATCCCAAGCCGCCTGTAGCTTCAAATGAGGATGGCATCCTTTTTTTAGTGCATTGTAGTGGATCTTAATTCGGGATAATCCTTTCGTCTTTCCCGTGTTTGCGTTATATACGTCTTTGGTTTGCCCAATATAAGAGAAGTTGGTTTCTTCACAGTAAATTCTGTAAATCACACCAAATTTATAGCCATAGACTGCGATCGCATCGCTTAATGCTGTTTGATAGCGCTGTTCTGCCGTGTTTGTCTCTACCTGATAAAGCTTATTTTGTGACTTTACTTCCGTCATAATGAAGTTGTGATAATTTGAAGCCCTAGCGATCGCTGGGGCTTTTTGCTTTTTGTGCTAACATGAAAGCTAAGGCGTAAAATCTAAAAATTCTTAGAGCAAATTACGACCTCGGTATTAAATATAGCATTATTTTAAGACTGGGCTAGACGGTTATGATAACTTTTTGTAAAGCGCTTGAGGCAACCATGAAGGCTTACGGCATTAAGGGCGTGTGGATTGCTGAAAAGGCTGGCGTTAGTAACCAGACTGTTTCTAACTTTTTGATTGGGAAGGGGCAGATTAAGTCTGAAAGCTTGGAGAGAATTCTTAATGCTTTGCCGTCGGAAGCACAAGAGTATTTTTTTCAGCAAATGCACCCTGTTAGTAAAGATTTGCGATCGCTGGTTCTGAGAGCGTCCGACGATGAAAAGGCGGAGATTTTACGCCTAATTGCTGCATCGTTGAGTTCTGGGATTGTGGCGGATCGCCTTGATGCGATGGCAGTATAAAAAGTCATGCATCTGCCACACGAATGACACACTCTTGACATATGACAGACACAAAGCTAGAGAATCTGGTGAACGAATGCGATCACTTGAACGCTGATGAACGTGCAAAACTGTTAAAACACCTGCTGGGGGATTCGAGCCTCAACGTAACCATTGTCAGCGGTCAATTTCATGCTGACACCGTTTATCAAATTAACTTTGCTACACCCGACCAGCTAGCGGGAATATTGCAGGCGATCGCTGATAAAATTTCCTCTAAGAAGACCTGAAAGGTAAGTAATATTTTAGGTGTTGTCTTTTGTAGCTGAATGCGGTCGCTGTTTGAATAATTCTTAGAGGAAAGAATGGTGCGATCGCCCTTTGAACGATTCTTAGAGGAAAGCAACGCGATCGCTATTTGAATAATTCTTAGAGGAAAGAATGGCGCGATCGCCATAATACAAGCGAGGAAAGCTAGTAGCTATGAAGCTTGCGTCTTTCGCGCCCGTCACCCCGTGAGGTCTTGCGCTTTCGTTAGCCTGGGTACAAAACAAATCTAAAATAAATGTGTGAACGCAACAGTTATAGTGAACAAGCCCAGAAGATAGCGATCGCGTCCAAGGTTGGGGTATGAAGTCAGCCGTGGGATTATTGACGCAGATATAAATAAGAAAGCGGCAGCTTGTAATCTGGTTGCATGGTCAGGGCGATCGCATAATTTCAGGCAGACGGGGTGCGATGGCTTTGCCCGCCGCAGGCATCGCTCCCAAATTCTGGGTGTAGTCAGTCAATTATTCGGTCAAATGGCATTTGGGCGAAGTGGTCTTGCAGCAGTTTGTGGATGAAGCGGTAACGTCCACCTACACGCTGGAGAAATAGGCGTTCGGTGCAGTAGTTGAGAAAACGAGCATAGTTCCAGGGGATGTAACCTTTGCAGCAGAGAATGAAGCGTAGCGAAAAGTGCCGACTAACTACTGTAATACCTAAAAAACGACCTACTATTAGTCCAAGCATTAACCCCAACCACAATCCAATTTTTGCTCCCTCTATCTGTTGCCCTATAATTCCACCTAATAGTCCACCACTGAGAATAATGCTTAAAGTAATAATTCCAATATTAAATACAGATTCCCGAACACCTTGATTGGGAGCTATTGTTTTTTCAATAGGTAAAGAACTTAGTCCGAAACACAGTCCACAAAACATTCCTGAAATGAAAACGCTCAACAGCATACTAATGAGTGCAAGATTAAAACTATAAAAAAACAAACAGTATGCTCCAATCATTATACCCAAACAGGCTCCAAATAAAGACCCTAAAATAAAGTTATTATTGTAACTTTTCCAAGACAAATACCACTGTCTACCTCGAAAAAGTCTAATTTCATCTGCAAGGGCATCGTATCGATATAAACGACCACAAAATTTGCACATGAGTGCAAAAACAATTCCAAAAATACCAAAGTAAACTGTAATAAATAGATAGTCTTTAAGAAATTCCACTGTGGTAAATGGATAATTTTGAGGAGATGCTATGGCAAATACAATAGCAAATACAATAACTAATCCAGTAACCAGCCAACCAAGTAGCAGGTCAACCAATGAATAGATCCACTTATTGCCATCAGTTAACAACCAAGAAGGTTGCATATTCTCAATTAAAAATTCTGATTGTGAGTCTCTGTATAATTGATGAGCTAGATATATTAACCAACATTTAGTTTGCCCATTAGTTGGAGATTTTTGTTTACGGTACACAACACTTTTTATTTCCCGTGTTAACATGCGTTGCACATAAGCAGCCAGTAAATAATGCAGACGATGTGTAGTTGAGTTTTGTTGCTGCCATTTCTCAAGTGATAATTCTTGTTCAGCAAGAATGGCAATACTTAAAAATAAAGGAGTACTGACTATTTCTATCAAGGCAGAGTGGTTTCGGATGGCACGCCAGAAATGAATATGATTAATATCGGCAAAGTAAGCCTGTAATTGGAAATAAGTTAAAGGTTGTAGACAAATAGCACCATTGAGTTGTAACCGAGTTTCGTAGCTAGCATACTCCTCCCGCCGACTGCATACCACTATAAACTGGGGACGGCATTTCCCCTGTAGCAGTTTGTTAATTGCCCTAACACAAGGTTCTTGGTGTTGTGGTTTGAGTTCATCCAAACCATCTAGCAATGGCAGTATTATTCGCTGTTCTATCCATTTTTTACCAATCTCGAATGAGAAACCGTACTTTAAACTAAGTTCAGTTACCAACCATTTAGTTATAAGCTGGCGATCATCTTTCCAAGAGGACAAGTTAAATAAAACTGGAACGGGATAATCAGGCTGTTCTTCCGCACGTTTGACTAAAGCTCGTGCTAGTTCTAATTGTATGGTTGTCTTACCTGCCCCTGGCGCACCTAAAATTAATAGTTTTCCTGCAATCTCTTCTGACTCAAAAACTGACAAAATAGTTGTGGTATCTGGGAGAGGTTCAGCAGGTTTTAAGCCAATTTTTATCTCAGCATCCCAAGGTCGCTTTACTTGTTGCGGTTGTGACTCCTTACCCAAATTAATCAACACAGCATTGTGTAGAGATTGCCTTAACCGTACTGTAACTTCTTCTTTAACAGCGGACAGTAGTATTCGCTCGTTCTTTGGTCGTGCAGGGTTGCTTGCTGATGCCATCTGCTGTCCAAAGAAAAAATTCCGGATGTCGCCGCCTATACGTTGGGCGTTAACGTTCTCAGCATTTATAAACCCACCACCAAATTGGGCGTTGCGTAAGTCATTATTAGAAACTTTTTTAGGGTCTTCTGACTCTGGCATGGGCTTAATCGGGGTGTTCTTGGTTGTCTGTATTATAAATGTCTCCGCCAATCTGCTGACTTTGAACTATCTCGGCATCCACAATTCCACCAGCAAACTGCTATTTCTTCTTCAATACAGGAGTTAAATGTTCCGCAATTCCATCTAAGTGAATAACATTGCACCCAAGCTTATAAGCAAACTCAACAGATTCCCCAGCACCCAATGCACTGTAAAAGCCCGTTGCAAATTTGATTGCAGCTTTATCGCCTATCTCTTTGTTCATGCCAATGACGTAGGGAATATGTTGAGCGATCGCACTCGCCTGTACTTCTGAGTAACAAGCGTTGAGGACAACACACTCAATATTAGAAGCAAATAACTCAAACAATCCAGCCAGCGCAACGGTATCTACTAACCGCACCTTTCCAGTTTCATCTTCCAGTTCCAAACCATCATCCCCTGCACCATGACCGCTAAAATGGACAATTTGTGGTTTAAAGTCAAGTAACGATTGGTAAACATCTTGGACGCGCACAGCCCAGCGCTGCTTTAAGTCAAACAGTTCCCGTTTTTTGGCTCGTTGCAAACCAGCATCAATTTCTCGGACTTCTTCATCTAGTCGCAAACGTGGGGTAGTTTTTGGATTGGCTGCCAAAATCAGAATTGTTTTGGCTGTAGAACTGTTAGTTTCTGTTTGTGCGTGGGTATAGTTGTTAATATCACCACCTATTTGATGGGCTTTCACTGAATCAGCATTGACTAAACCCCCAGCGAATTGAGCGCCTTGTAAGTTGAAGTTAGATTCTTTTTTAGGCATGGTATCTCCTTGGTTATTATAAGTTTCTGCATAAAAATTAGGGCGTTCTAACGCCGTAACTACCATATTTTCTAAACTACGAATTCTGCTATCTTTTTCTGCTAGCAATAATTTAATTTCTCGTTCTGGTAAAGCCTTAAGATAATTATAAGTATCAAAATATTCTGCACTTAGTTCAGATTTGTCAGCCGTGGCTGCGGTTTTAGCACGAAGTAAAAATTTATCTTTCCCCCGCTTTTCCATTGCCACAATTTGTAATTCAGCATCAGGATGTTTCTCTGCTAACTCTTTGAATGAAATCGCAATCGCACGCGGGTCAACACCTTGGTTATGATAAAGGTCGAGGGTGTCAACAATGGGTTTGATAAAATCACCAAATTCCCCATCTCCAAAAACCTCTTCTCTGTTATCCGGTTTACGCAGAGGATCAGGATCTTTTTTTGTGGGCTGTCGCATATAAACGTATTCGCACCGCACTCCATCAAATTTGGTGTCGCTGGTAATGCCCCAATCTTTGATGTATGCACCAGTAAGAGTCGCGCCTGTAAAATCAGTTCCGTCTAACTGTGCTTGTACTAACTTTGCTCTGGATAAATCCGCATCTTGTAAATTAGCTTTGCTCAAGTCTGTGCCAATAAAGCTGGCATCTACTAAGTTAGTTCCTGTAAAGTTGATCCCTGGTAGGTCTTCACGATCAAAATTCTTATCTTTTCCAAATCCAGTAACAAGTACCTCACGCACCTGTGCTTTCTCAAGGT includes the following:
- a CDS encoding NACHT domain-containing protein, with translation MPESEDPKKVSNNDLRNAQFGGGFINAENVNAQRIGGDIRNFFFGQQMASASNPARPKNERILLSAVKEEVTVRLRQSLHNAVLINLGKESQPQQVKRPWDAEIKIGLKPAEPLPDTTTILSVFESEEIAGKLLILGAPGAGKTTIQLELARALVKRAEEQPDYPVPVLFNLSSWKDDRQLITKWLVTELSLKYGFSFEIGKKWIEQRIILPLLDGLDELKPQHQEPCVRAINKLLQGKCRPQFIVVCSRREEYASYETRLQLNGAICLQPLTYFQLQAYFADINHIHFWRAIRNHSALIEIVSTPLFLSIAILAEQELSLEKWQQQNSTTHRLHYLLAAYVQRMLTREIKSVVYRKQKSPTNGQTKCWLIYLAHQLYRDSQSEFLIENMQPSWLLTDGNKWIYSLVDLLLGWLVTGLVIVFAIVFAIASPQNYPFTTVEFLKDYLFITVYFGIFGIVFALMCKFCGRLYRYDALADEIRLFRGRQWYLSWKSYNNNFILGSLFGACLGIMIGAYCLFFYSFNLALISMLLSVFISGMFCGLCFGLSSLPIEKTIAPNQGVRESVFNIGIITLSIILSGGLLGGIIGQQIEGAKIGLWLGLMLGLIVGRFLGITVVSRHFSLRFILCCKGYIPWNYARFLNYCTERLFLQRVGGRYRFIHKLLQDHFAQMPFDRIID
- a CDS encoding pentapeptide repeat-containing protein; protein product: MTKDYSGQNLRGRSFKGQNLEGANFSYADIRSTDFSSANLTGANFGHAKAGLQKRWAISLVVVSWLLSGISGLFSSFAGVVVAFLVFNSNKDHLEQISYQIAGLGAIILIIIFFIVTIRQGIQASFAIAGAVAVAGAIAVVAGGAFAVAGAIAGAKAFASGAGAAVGSAFAFAIAGAFAFAGAVAVAVAVAVAGAKAGAVAGAIAVVGAVAVAVAVAVAVAVAEAKVGAIAIAVAGAVDVAVTLLNIYIGWRAINGDEKHVLIRNIAVALAAFGGTSFRKADLTDVNFTEATLKDTDFREANLTHTCFRKTKKLEFARPGRTYLEKAQVREVLVTGFGKDKNFDREDLPGINFTGTNLVDASFIGTDLSKANLQDADLSRAKLVQAQLDGTDFTGATLTGAYIKDWGITSDTKFDGVRCEYVYMRQPTKKDPDPLRKPDNREEVFGDGEFGDFIKPIVDTLDLYHNQGVDPRAIAISFKELAEKHPDAELQIVAMEKRGKDKFLLRAKTAATADKSELSAEYFDTYNYLKALPEREIKLLLAEKDSRIRSLENMVVTALERPNFYAETYNNQGDTMPKKESNFNLQGAQFAGGLVNADSVKAHQIGGDINNYTHAQTETNSSTAKTILILAANPKTTPRLRLDEEVREIDAGLQRAKKRELFDLKQRWAVRVQDVYQSLLDFKPQIVHFSGHGAGDDGLELEDETGKVRLVDTVALAGLFELFASNIECVVLNACYSEVQASAIAQHIPYVIGMNKEIGDKAAIKFATGFYSALGAGESVEFAYKLGCNVIHLDGIAEHLTPVLKKK
- the dnaB gene encoding replicative DNA helicase: MYANQDNVLQFASALCKLPPQCLEAEEAILGGIMLDPNAIMRVRDSLAPKHFYLNAHARIYDAALKLNAQEKPTDLLVVTSYLSDNKLLEIVGGRNKLANLVDRCVSAVNIDALADLVISKWKRRELGRLSTIAAELQHKSDDEVPLEQAFEQLQTHLTNLQLGQNPAYSTSHISLVMIDTYQQIESCNQGLTLPSIPTGFYDLDALMSGGINRGELIVIAGRPSMGKSAIAAQIGFNVAQLQNLPVVLFSLEMSKTQIAMRMLCAEASIESGFLKTGRISDSQWQPLAQAVSDISTLPIYLNECATPSLSYFEAECRKVMATERCELGLVVIDYLQLMDGDGGNRNNEIGAITRGLKRLAMKLSVPVICLSQLSRAVETRPNKRPVLSDLRDSGSIEQDSDKVLMLYRDEYY
- a CDS encoding LacI family DNA-binding transcriptional regulator is translated as MITFCKALEATMKAYGIKGVWIAEKAGVSNQTVSNFLIGKGQIKSESLERILNALPSEAQEYFFQQMHPVSKDLRSLVLRASDDEKAEILRLIAASLSSGIVADRLDAMAV